The following is a genomic window from Qingrenia yutianensis.
ACTCATAATCTCTTATTTCACTGTCGGAATTTTCAGAATTTTTTATCAAAAATTCCAAGTCCGCCGAGGTTTTCTCCGCCTTTTTATCTATGTATTCAAGTTTTTCATATAATTTTTTATTCATTTCGGCTCACTTTAAAAATTATAATTCTTTGTATTCTCGGTTTAATTCTACAAGCAAATCAAAAAGCCTTGTAGTATTTACCATACTCCACTCCCAGACTCTGAAAGCATAGGCAAACGAAACGAGGTATCTGTCCTTTGCAGGAGGCAGATTGTCGTAATCCATTTTTAAAAGTTTTTCCATCTCGGGAATTATCGTTTCTTCAAGCTGTTCTATTGTGCTTTCGCCCGGTGCATCATTTTTTCGTCTGCGAAGGTCATCTTTACTTATTCTCAAAGCTATATCCACCTTTTTCTTAAATAACCTTACTTTTTCGCTTTCCATTATAATTACCCCGTCCTTTAAAGTTTTCACATTTTAATTTATTTTCTTCCCTCCGGCAAATATTTCTTCGGGAAAGTTTTTATAATTTATGCAAAAATAGTTATCTTTCGTTATGAAAACGGGCGGATTGCCTTTCGTTTCAACCGCTGCAAACGCAAAAGTTGTGAAATCCTCATAATTTTTATCGTCAACATCAAGGCCGTTATCATCATCAAAACAGGTATCAAATTTTGCCTTAATCTGTGAACCGTCTTTCCATTTCAATAACATTTCTTCATTTTCATATTCATTTATATTGCAATAAAATTTTATTACTTTTTTATCGTTTTTGCTGAAATACATATTTTTAAGACCCTTAAATTATAAAAATTTTAATTAAAATAATTTTTGATTACCTCATAAAACAACTTTTTCGTCTTGTTTTTCATAAAATTTTCGTATTTTTTCCCCGTATCATCATAAATTCTTTCAAGCACGCTGAAAGCTATAACTTCCTCGCTGTATCTGTCGTTTTCCGAAAGAACATTTTCGATAAAATCAAAACATTTTTTCAAATTTCCAAAATCGCCGTTATCTCCGCAAGACAGCAAATACGGCGTAAATACATTGCCGAACACCGTGTGTGAACCCGTTTCGTCCTTTTCCTGCCACAATGTTTCTTCTTCATACTTTTCCTTTATTTCGGGTATATTTTTTAACAGACACAAATTTAATTCTTTTGTTTTCATAAAAATTTCCCATTATAATTTTTTGTAATCTTCGTGTAATTTCACAATGAGCAAATACAATGTTGACGCGTTTTTCATACTCCATTCCCACACTTTGAGAGCATATGCGAGCGAAATCAAATATCTGTCCTCTACCGGCGGCAGATTATTATAATCCATTTTCAAAAGTTTTTCCAGCTCGGGAATTATTACTTCTTCAAGTTGCTCAACCGTGCTTTCGCCCGGCATATCGTTTTTTCTTCTTCTTAATTCGTCCTTGCTGATGTCAAGCGCCTTTTCTAAGTTTTTCTTAAACATTTTTACTTTTTCGCTTTCCATTATAATTACCTCACTTTTATTCTATCGGGATGATTTCATCAAAAACGCAAGTGTACTTTTCGTTTATTTTTTTGTCGTCGTGATAATGCCCGAAAAACCACTTTTTAAAATCAATTTTATTCGATATTTCGTCTAAAAAATCATTTATCCCGTCATTTTCATAATGAAAAATCCCGCTGTTTATAAACCCGGGCGCGCAATGAGTTATGATATAATCTACTTTCCGCCCGTTTTTTTCAAGATTTTTTCGTGCGTTTTCATATTCTTCCGCGCTTGGAATTTCCTCTTTCCACCACGATATTCCCTCGGTACGGTATTCTTTGTCGTGAGAATTTGCACCGCCGAACGCAAAAATTTTCTTTTTGTCAATATTGTATACTTCACCGCGCATTAAATGAAAAATTCCTTCGTCAATTTTTTGCACCTTGCCGCCCAATAAATCTGCAATTTCAAAATTTTTAAGCATATCAAAATTTTCGTGGTTTCCGTCAATGAACAATGTGGTAAAATTCTTGTTTTTCAGCCAGTTGAGCCAGTATTTTTCCTCATTTTTACCGTTCCAGACACCGCCGAAATCACCGCAGATAATCACATAATCTTCTTTTGTCAGCGTTTTCTGCTCAGGAAAATTCTTCGTGTTCAGCTTTTTTATGTCGATAGGAATGTGTGTATCGCCCGTTATGTATATCATTTTATCATCTCCTTAATCAAACCAAAGCAAGTCATTTAGTGTTTTATATCCTTTATAAGGAAGAAATACTCTCTCCACAGGAACTTTTTCAATTTTTAATTGTTTCGCTATTTGTAATCTATGATGACCATCAACTACATACTTTTCTCCCATATATTCCACATATTTTATACTTTCCTTTATTC
Proteins encoded in this region:
- a CDS encoding DUF7674 family protein — translated: MKTKELNLCLLKNIPEIKEKYEEETLWQEKDETGSHTVFGNVFTPYLLSCGDNGDFGNLKKCFDFIENVLSENDRYSEEVIAFSVLERIYDDTGKKYENFMKNKTKKLFYEVIKNYFN
- a CDS encoding metallophosphoesterase family protein — translated: MIYITGDTHIPIDIKKLNTKNFPEQKTLTKEDYVIICGDFGGVWNGKNEEKYWLNWLKNKNFTTLFIDGNHENFDMLKNFEIADLLGGKVQKIDEGIFHLMRGEVYNIDKKKIFAFGGANSHDKEYRTEGISWWKEEIPSAEEYENARKNLEKNGRKVDYIITHCAPGFINSGIFHYENDGINDFLDEISNKIDFKKWFFGHYHDDKKINEKYTCVFDEIIPIE